A genomic stretch from Erigeron canadensis isolate Cc75 chromosome 9, C_canadensis_v1, whole genome shotgun sequence includes:
- the LOC122582981 gene encoding uncharacterized protein LOC122582981 — MDNNNNNNNWQINKCSASTWHPSTDPSPPDSGPHPPFDSSSRSSMVGSSHYSYPRIVQEPSSSTRKMMADPLFQSTSFNLYNSNLSATGAPFFTLLSVPPSFSQYDSQQVLSSKATSKTHIYNSNFIVGNNKHEASFVSPKPSSQNIDICNLKSKVDIRPIVPVRTLASNGGNAASCLNDVVQARKANGPNVELAKAANHLTSHGLQQSNGFRPLKSAVVSSPMPPTQRGKLHRPSVSHQLSPHASGLSRVFCLYASGDLFLSNSGLLGVVCSCHGFRMSVSQFSEHSGLRDVNPGDAVHMDSGETIAQWRKVYFTKFGIKIPEDHHGWHWPEGLSTAADPVKSSERVPKPMRSSNLSSSVGPPKPIAASTPLNNMVFPNDHHSSQSLVNETNTRVSSNIELRLGQPSHQNQTLGMLQVPTSNTSVSRVSHLMEVISMQPQINNGNNRIIERSKQVVNCAAQAVKSGSTEGKNLLGLSNLGFGAFSTRMAIQPEQLKNDEVSGSDNSMLFSKSDSSKVKKQTKDSHSVANNHHVMPKQHDAESRISKLGLMNFGCNTDNSSKVNRSSINMESYKLVEREKGVEHANHGFSRPVTMRPVTPRPPLTTGSPSIVYTSMVMNSSPSITSTMSKEKATSVLNLHTSSSRQAVHFLYQDSVSFSHGFDKDQNILGNPLNESLRSSNNLPSLLTETRDEYGVHLPELATKKSVHSATTWNAGSGEKSAVFSVTQETPFQTWKSGVQSNLLCDPYQTGPPLSRIHRIEDFGSSSTHGTCCHGTSCTYVPDKCSCWVQKNSMIKNSTLEVKKFLSAFGEPSQIRASTLSASNLDNSCTLHDRSISVGQNEEKVKPRLKKVEFNAFQWKDVPSKLSGRCHVPCGGNLTGKVPEERVDVNDQTSHVAPKCFDQPTMKVDCMKEQVMSNISSKCSAPALTQASVKNSNGDSWTDDAQDTDCAKNFAIDEGSGTRKSWSPDDAHASDSNSGFDGFAYKINSKNETRSGVVSERPIRSLVDELRVIDSLRPKKVQNQLHTGLPENTGLNKTIDKDSTVRKRKRETKFKMLSKSFPASAVSSVSTGNSGLFFSMEDIDKLDECTKEFPCKTPRRVYDDCLKIPESSREKKVTLNLEFSKTKDVWKQELPCRRFTRPIVSGRYGVISNGDTSKPAKIFPLKNILKTAKRCPPAGKKAVKKPPVKTLQKSVIRVGNRRSGRHSTVKKNKYQIPQKAVVFSDDDPMESSDSDLGTRTRHMSKEIRKRSIHELITKGNDSGFATISKNMASIHQDNLTNCGASNDLQEVDHVSRYPKVLSCKSNSDVNTFCNVCGSFDDDEMNYLLECSRCLIKVHQACYGIARAPKSFWYCRPCRENATNMVCVLCGYEGGVMTRALHSSNIVGSLLTTWNVVAESQEYPIDAPRKTSFEQIKASSVADSMVKNSPYPINESVMLNSVTLGVFDSTVKQWVHMVCGLWTPGTRCPNVDTMNAFDVSGAFCPKGNVVCSMCKRPGGCCIKCRVIDCAIYFHPWCAHQKGLLQSEVEGSENEKVGFYGRCELHATEDHCHSKTIYQCKQVASLHKKETCARTEVYKGRKREGLRHDSQQDSSGAGGCLVRQEQVDAWNHIINRQRLFKKQLQRIPLLVQDVEYDVRKEYARYKQSKGWKHLVVYKSGIHALGLYTSLFISQSTMVVEYVGEIVGLRVADRREKEYQSGKQLQYKSACYFFRIDKEHIIDATRKGGIARFVNHSCQPNCVAKVITVRGEKKVVFFAERDIYPGEEITYDYHFSNEDEGKKILCSCNSNTCRHYLN, encoded by the exons ATggataacaacaacaacaacaacaactggcAGATCAACAAATGCTCTGCTTCCACGTGGCACCCTTCCACTGACCCCTCACCACCTGATTCTGGACCTCACCCACCATTTGATTCTTCTTCTAGAAGCTcg ATGGTCGGTTCAAGTCATTACTCTTATCCACGTATCGTTCAAGAACCAAGTTCATCAACTCGCAAAATGATGGCTGATCCCTtgtttcaaagcacaagtttcaATTTATACAACTCAAACCTGTCAGCGACTGGAGCACCATTTTTCACCCTCCTTTCTGTACCACCATCTTTCTCGCAATATGATTCCCAACAGGTTTTGAGCTCAAAGGCGACCAGTAAAACACATATTTACAATAGCAACTTTATTGTTGGTAACAACAAACATGAAGCATCATTTGTTTCCCCGAAGCCATCATCCCAAAACATTGACATCTGCAACCTCAAGTCCAAAGTTGATATCCGCCCAATTGTTCCGGTCAGGACTTTGGCAAGTAATGGTGGAAACGCTGCTTCTTGTTTGAATGATGTTGTGCAGGCGAGAAAAGCTAATGGTCCAAATGTAGAGCTTGCTAAGGCAGCCAATCATCTCACTTCTCATGGCCTTCAACAATCGAATGGTTTCCGTCCTCTAAAATCTGCAGTTGTTTCTAGTCCAATGCCACCCACTCAGCGTGGGAAGCTTCACAGGCCGTCTGTATCTCATCAATTATCTCCTCATGCAAGTGGTTTATCGCGCGTGTTCTGTCTGTATGCAA GCGGTGATCTGTTTCTTAGCAATAGTGGACTCCTTGGAGTTGTTTGCTCATGCCATGGTTTCCGCATGTCAGTTTCGCAATTTTCAGAG CATTCGGGTTTGCGGGATGTTAATCCTGGAGATGCTGTTCATATGGACAGTGGTGAGACCATAGCTCAATGGAGAAAGGTCTACTTCACGAAGTTTGGG ATTAAAATTCCAGAAGATCATCATGGATGGCATTGGCCTGAAGGATTATCCACAGCAGCTGATCCGGTAAAGAGTAGCGAGAGAGTACCCAAACCGATGAGAAGTTCTAATCTTTCCAGTTCTGTTGGTCCTCCTAAACCAATTGCGGCATCCACACCATTGAACAACATGGTGTTTCCAAATGACCATCATTCAAGTCAAAGTTTAGTCAATGAGACAAATACTAGAGTTTCCTCAAATATCGAGTTGAGACTAGGGCAGCCTTCTCATCAGAATCAGACGTTAGGGATGTTACAAGTACCAACTTCTAATACTAGTGTTAGCAGAGTTAGCCATCTGATGGAAGTGATTTCCATGCAACCTCAAATTAATAATG GCAATAACAGAATTATAGAGCGAAGCAAGCAAGTTGTTAACTGTGCTGCTCAAGCAGTAAAGTCCGGTTCAACTGAAGGTAAAAACCTGCTGGGATTATCTAATCTCGGGTTTGGAGCCTTTAGCACAAGGATGGCTATTCAACCCGAGCAGTTGAAAAACGATGAAGTTTCAGGTTCAGATAATTCCATGCTATTTTCAAAATCGGATAGTTCTAAAGTTAAAAAGCAAACTAAAGATTCCCACAGTGTTGCTAATAACCATCATGTTATGCCTAAGCAACATGATGCTGAATCTCGAATCTCCAAGCTGGGTTTAATGAACTTTGGGTGCAATACTGATAACTCATCCAAAGTAAATCGCAGTTCTATTAATATGGAAAGCTACAAGCTTGTGGAAAGAGAGAAAGGAGTAGAGCATGCAAACCATGGTTTCTCTAGACCAGTTACTATGCGACCTGTGACTCCTAGACCACCTTTGACAACAGGATCTCCCTCAATTGTATATACATCTATGGTTATGAATTCTTCTCCTAGCATCACCTCAACAATGTCAAAAGAAAAGGCTACCAGTGTATTGAATTTACACACATCCTCATCTAGACAAGCTGTGCATTTTCTATACCAGGATAGTGTTTCTTTTTCTCATGGATTTGACAAAGACCAAAATATACTGGGTAACCCCTTGAATGAAAGTTTAAGGAGTTCTAACAATCTTCCATCCTTATTAACCGAAACAAGGGATGAATACGGAGTTCACCTTCCAGAACTCGCAACAAAAAAATCTGTTCATTCTGCCACTACTTGGAATGCTGGCAGTGGAGAAAAATCAGCTGTGTTTTCTG TCACACAAGAAACACCATTTCAAACATGGAAAAGTGGAGTGCAGAGCAACCTCTTGTGTGATCCATATCAAACTGGTCCTCCACTCTCAAG GATTCATAGAATTGAAGATTTTGGTTCATCATCTACGCATGGAACCTGTTGTCATGGGACATCTTGCACATATGTTCCAGACAAGTGCAGCTGTTGGGTGCAAAAGAACAGTATGATTAAAAACTCCACTCTTGAGGTTAAGAAATTCCTAAGTGCTTTTGGGGAACCATCGCAAATCAGAGCCTCTACTTTATCTGCTTCCAACTTGGATAACAGCTGCACTCTGCATGATAGATCTATTTCTGTCGGTCAAAATGAAGAAAAGGTGAAGCCAAGGTTGAAGAAAGTTGAATTTAATGCTTTTCAGTGGAAAGATGTGCCTAGCAAATTGTCAGGAAGGTGCCACGTGCCATGCGGAGGAAACCTGACTGGCAAGGTTCCAGAGGAAAGGGTTGATGTCAATGACCAAACTTCTCATGTAGCTCCCAAGTGCTTTGATCAACCTACTATGAAGGTTGATTGCATGAAGGAGCAGGTTATGTCTAATATATCATCTAAATGTTCTGCCCCTGCTCTTACCCAGGCATCTGTCAAAAACAGCAATGGGGATTCATGGACTGATGATGCACAAGACACAGATTGTGCAAAGAACTTTGCTATAGATGAAGGTTCAGGAACTCGAAAGAGCTGGTCCCCTGATGATGCACATGCCAGTGATAGCAACTCTGGATTTGATGGTTTTGCTTATAAAATCAATTCCAAAAATGAAACACGGTCTGGAGTGGTTTCTGAACGACCGATTCGTAGTCTCGTTGACGAGCTTAGGGTTATAGACTCTTTAAGACCGAAGAAAGTACAGAATCAACTCCATACTGGACTTCCTGAAAATACTGGATTAAACAAAACCATTGACAAAGATTCCACAGTTCGCAAGAGAAAACGAgaaacaaaattcaaaatgCTTAGCAAGTCATTCCCTGCCTCCGCTGTTTCTTCGGTATCTACTGGAAATTCAGGGCTGTTCTTCAGCATGGAAGACATAGATAAACTCGATGAATGTACCAAGGAATTTCCATGTAAGACACCAAGAAGGGTATATGATGATTGTCTCAAAATTCCTGAATCTTCACGTGAAAAGAAGGTAACATTGAATttagaattttcaaaaacaaaggACGTTTGGAAACAAGAGCTGCCTTGTAGAAGATTCACTAGGCCAATAGTATCTGGCAGGTATGGTGTTATCTCAAATGGTGATACATCTAAGCCAGCTAAGATATTTCCTCTGAAGAACATTCTTAAAACTGCCAAAAGATGCCCCCCTGCTGGAAAGAAAGCGGTTAAGAAACCACCTGTCAAGACATTACAGAAATCTGTCATTAGAGTAGGCAATCGACGCTCGGGAAGACATTCTACTGTTAAGAAGAATAAATACCAAATACCTCAAAAAGCTGTAGTATTCAGTGATGATGATCCTATGGAAAGCTCAGACAGTGATTTAGGCACCAGAACAAGGCATATGAGTAAGGAGATTCGCAAACGCAGCATACACGAGTTAATTACAAAAG GAAATGATTCTGGTTTTGCTACAATTTCGAAGAACATGGCTTCTATACATCAAGATAACTTGACAAATTGTGGAGCTAGTAATGATCTTCAAGAAGTAGACCATGTATCCAG ATACCCTAAGGTGCTATCATGCAAGTCAAATTCAGATGTGAATACATTCTGCAATGTTTGCGGAAGCTTTGACGATGATGAAATGAATTACTTGTTGGAGTGCAGCCGATGCTTGATAAAA GTGCATCAGGCCTGTTATGGCATTGCAAGGGCTCCCAAAAGTTTTTGGTATTGCAGACCATGTAGGGAAAATGCAACTAATATG GTATGCGTTTTATGTGGTTATGAAGGTGGAGTCATGACTCGGGCTCTTCACAGTAGCAACATTGTGGGAAGCCTTCTGACTACATGGAATGTCGTTGCAGAATCACAGGAATACCCAATTGATGCACCCCGCAAGACTTCATTTGAACAAATAAAGGCATCTTCGGTAGCTGATTCAATGGTCAAGAATTCGCCTTATCCTATCAATGAGTCAGTGATGCTTAATAGTGTGACATTGGGAGTTTTTGACTCTACGGTCAAGCAGTGGGTACATATGGTTTGTGGACTTTGGACACCTGGAACACGATGCCCAAATGTTGACACCATGAATGCTTTTGATGTGTCTGGTGCTTTCTGTCCCAAAGGAAATGTG GTTTGTTCTATGTGTAAACGTCCTGGTGGTTGTTGCATAAAGTGCAGAGTCATTGACTGTGCCATTTACTTTCATCCATGGTGTGCCCATCAAAAG GGATTACTTCAAAGTGAGGTTGAAGGATCTGAAAACGAAAAGGTCGGTTTCTATGGGAGATGTGAGCTTCATGCAACAGAAGACCATTGTCACTCTAAGACTATATATCAATGCAAACAAGTCGCAAGTCTTCATAAAAAGGAAACATGTGCTCGGACTGAG GTTTATAAGGGACGGAAAAGAGAAGGTTTAAGACATGATAGTCAACAAGACTCTAGTGGTGCTGGTGGATGCTTGGTTCGCCAAGAGCAAGTAGATGCTTGGAATCATATAATAAATCGTCAACGATTATTCAAGAAACAACTTCAAAGGATTCCCCTACTGGTTCAAGATGTAGAATATGATGTCCGG AAAGAATATGCTCGATATAAACAATCAAAGGGTTGGAAGCATCTGGTTGTATACAAATCAGGCATCCATGCTCTTGGTCTGTACACATCATTGTTCATTTCACAGAGTACAATG GTCGTTGAGTATGTTGGTGAGATAGTGGGACTGCGTGTAGCTGATAGAAGAGAGAAAGAATATCAGTCGGGAAAGCAGTTGCAATATAAGAGTGCTTGCTACTTTTTCAGAATTGATAAAGAACATATAATTGATGCAACACGTAAAGGGGGGATTGCCCGGTTTGTAAACCATTCATGCCAG CCAAACTGTGTTGCCAAAGTGATAACCGTGAGGGGTGAGAAGAAG GTTGTCTTCTTTGCTGAGAGGGACATATACCCGGGAGAAGAGATAACATATGACTATCACTTTAGCAATGAAGATGAAGGTAAAAAGATTTTGTGCTCATGCAATTCAAATACTTGCAGGCATTATCTCAATTAG
- the LOC122582438 gene encoding ubiquitin-like domain-containing protein CIP73 isoform X1: MASNHGGKDAMDVESSEGNNTQTTVEIKIKTLDSQTYTLRVDKCVPVPALKEQIASVTGVVSEQQRLICRGKVLKDDQLLSAYHVEDGHTLHLVARQPISPLIDHAASDPASSTRQSMGSQHGPSVVLGTFNISEQGDGSVPDLSRIVSAVLRSIGAANASGGGESVSLQQHISESLSRIPGLNEIRSSSGQPEEASFTLPADVSLESLQLPVIPDSLSTLSQYLRRLRNEFNENVGLQGNTSQSLGGGSVGEDSHAAPHLAAGLGCLPTPASLGEVTQSTRQLLIEQVGECLVNLTRQLGDQTNVNNPMIRVQMQSYALRTGALLQNLGAFLLELGRTTMTLRLGQSPTNAVVNAGPAVFISTSGPNPIMVQPLPFQPGTSFGTTPMGAGTSFPVGSGLRSRNIDIRIRTGSVLASGVDQRDAHDGERPATESAASDGGVSNNQASRRTLPQSRGGSDVRVVPIRISSLPLGLAPSGSTRTSMSVVYPVLARAQHVDSGNVNGINGRASNGTHTENRAHVVFNSAAQQQPPEVPGLTGSSHGTMHNGDSFSTEVPHGLHQLLRNFFPGESIEATDIIFEGVSSEPVGTAQTAVNSQETSTVTDQGTFLANLLHQIMPVVSQHINGVNDGSSVPSVDAENGATQPSSNVEESQGRGASSRHPGGPSSSPTPKRRKTE, translated from the exons ATGGCAAGCAATCATGGTGGTAAAGATGCTATGGATGTTGAAAGCAGTGAGGGTAATAATACCCAAACCACTGTTGagataaagataaagacttTGGATTCCCAAACATACACTCTGCGAGTAGATAAATGC GTACCCGTTCCTGCACTAAAGGAACAGATTGCTTCTGTTACTGGTGTAGTATCTGAGCAGCAGCGTTTAATATGTCGTGGCAAAGTTCTTAAGGATGACCAGCTTCTTTCAGCTTACC ATGTGGAAGATGGTCACACACTGCACTTGGTTGCCCGGCAGCCGATTAGCCCATTAATAGATCATGCAG CCAGTGATCCAGCATCAAGTACTAGACAATCTATGGGTAGCCAACATGGGCCTAGTGTAGTGCTTGGGACGTTTAATATATCTGAACAAGGTGATGGCAGTGTTCCGGATTTAAGTCGG ATTGTTTCTGCGGTCCTTCGTTCCATTGGAGCTGCAAATGCCTCAGGTGGTGGTGAATCTGTCAGTTTGCAA CAACACATATCTGAAAGCCTTTCACGTATACCTGGTCTAAACGAAATAAGAAGTTCCAGCGGACAACCTGAAGAAGCTTCTTTTACACTTCCAGCTGATGTTTCATTGGAATCTTTGCAGCTCCCT GTTATTCCTGATTCTTTGAGTACATTGTCCCAGTATTTAAGACGTTTGAGGAATGAGTTCAATGAAAATG TTGGACTACAGGGCAACACTTCTCAGTCTCTTGGTGGCGGGAGTGTTGGAGAAGATTCACATGCTGCTCCACATTTAGCCGCTGGCCTGGGATGTTTACCTACACCAGCCTCCCTGGGTGAAGTGACCCAGTCTACCAGACAATTGCTAATTGAACAAGTTGGAGAATGCTTGGTG AATTTGACGAGACAATTAGGGGATCAAACAAATGTCAACAATCCAATGATACGAGTTCAGATGCAGTCATATGCTTTGAGGACAGGTGCTCTTTTGCAAAATCTGGGTGCTTTTCTGCTGGAGCTTGGCCGCACCACTATGACACTTCGATTGGGACAGTCTCCG ACTAATGCCGTGGTCAATGCTGGACCTGCCGTCTTCATATCCACATCTGGTCCTAATCCCATTATGGTTCAG CCTCTACCCTTTCAACCGGGAACTAGTTTTGGAACAACTCCTATGGGTGCAGGCACTAGTTTTCCTGTTGGTTCTGGTTTACGTTCTAGGAATATTGATATCAGAATACGTACAG GTTCGGTGTTGGCCTCAGGTGTTGATCAAAGAGATGCACATGATGGAGAGCGCCCAGCAACTGAATCAGCAGCTTCCGATGGTGGAGTTTCAAATAATCAAGCTTCTCGTAGAACTTTGCCTCAGAGCAGGGGTGGTTCTGATGTGCGGGTAGTTCCCATTAGGATATCTTCTCTGCCTCTTGGACTTGCACCATCTGGATCAACTCGAACTTCTATGAGTGTAGTATATCCAGTGCTAGCACGAGCTCAGCATGTTGATTCTGGAAATGTTAATGGCATTAACGGCCGCGCATCAAATGGAACTCACACTGAAAATAGAGCACATGTAGTCTTTAATTCTGCCGCTCAGCAACAACCTCCTGAAGTTCCTGGACTTACTG GCTCGTCTCATGGTACAATGCATAATGGTGATAGTTTTTCTACAGAGGTTCCCCATGGACTTCATCAACTGCTGAGAAACTTCTTTCCTGGGGAGTCGATTGAGGCCACCGACATCATCTTTGAGGGAGTGAGCAGTGAACCTGTTGGAACTGCTCAAACAGCTGTCAATTCTCAAGAAACATCGACGGTTACTGATCAAGGAACATTTTTGGCTAATTTGCTGCACCAGATAATGCCTGTTGTGTCTCAGCACATCAATGGTGTAAATGATGGTTCATCTGTACCAAGTGTTGATGCAGAAAATGGAGCTACACAACCTTCTTCAAAC GTTGAAGAGAGCCAAGGTAGAGGTGCATCTTCTCGACATCCAGGTGGCCCTTCATCTTCTCCAACACCCAAACGGCGAAAG ACAGAATAA
- the LOC122582438 gene encoding ubiquitin-like domain-containing protein CIP73 isoform X2, which translates to MASNHGGKDAMDVESSEGNNTQTTVEIKIKTLDSQTYTLRVDKCVPVPALKEQIASVTGVVSEQQRLICRGKVLKDDQLLSAYHVEDGHTLHLVARQPISPLIDHAASDPASSTRQSMGSQHGPSVVLGTFNISEQGDGSVPDLSRIVSAVLRSIGAANASGGGESVSLQQHISESLSRIPGLNEIRSSSGQPEEASFTLPADVSLESLQLPVIPDSLSTLSQYLRRLRNEFNENVGLQGNTSQSLGGGSVGEDSHAAPHLAAGLGCLPTPASLGEVTQSTRQLLIEQVGECLVNLTRQLGDQTNVNNPMIRVQMQSYALRTGALLQNLGAFLLELGRTTMTLRLGQSPTNAVVNAGPAVFISTSGPNPIMVQPLPFQPGTSFGTTPMGAGTSFPVGSGLRSRNIDIRIRTGSVLASGVDQRDAHDGERPATESAASDGGVSNNQASRRTLPQSRGGSDVRVVPIRISSLPLGLAPSGSTRTSMSVVYPVLARAQHVDSGNVNGINGRASNGTHTENRAHVVFNSAAQQQPPEVPGLTEVPHGLHQLLRNFFPGESIEATDIIFEGVSSEPVGTAQTAVNSQETSTVTDQGTFLANLLHQIMPVVSQHINGVNDGSSVPSVDAENGATQPSSNVEESQGRGASSRHPGGPSSSPTPKRRKTE; encoded by the exons ATGGCAAGCAATCATGGTGGTAAAGATGCTATGGATGTTGAAAGCAGTGAGGGTAATAATACCCAAACCACTGTTGagataaagataaagacttTGGATTCCCAAACATACACTCTGCGAGTAGATAAATGC GTACCCGTTCCTGCACTAAAGGAACAGATTGCTTCTGTTACTGGTGTAGTATCTGAGCAGCAGCGTTTAATATGTCGTGGCAAAGTTCTTAAGGATGACCAGCTTCTTTCAGCTTACC ATGTGGAAGATGGTCACACACTGCACTTGGTTGCCCGGCAGCCGATTAGCCCATTAATAGATCATGCAG CCAGTGATCCAGCATCAAGTACTAGACAATCTATGGGTAGCCAACATGGGCCTAGTGTAGTGCTTGGGACGTTTAATATATCTGAACAAGGTGATGGCAGTGTTCCGGATTTAAGTCGG ATTGTTTCTGCGGTCCTTCGTTCCATTGGAGCTGCAAATGCCTCAGGTGGTGGTGAATCTGTCAGTTTGCAA CAACACATATCTGAAAGCCTTTCACGTATACCTGGTCTAAACGAAATAAGAAGTTCCAGCGGACAACCTGAAGAAGCTTCTTTTACACTTCCAGCTGATGTTTCATTGGAATCTTTGCAGCTCCCT GTTATTCCTGATTCTTTGAGTACATTGTCCCAGTATTTAAGACGTTTGAGGAATGAGTTCAATGAAAATG TTGGACTACAGGGCAACACTTCTCAGTCTCTTGGTGGCGGGAGTGTTGGAGAAGATTCACATGCTGCTCCACATTTAGCCGCTGGCCTGGGATGTTTACCTACACCAGCCTCCCTGGGTGAAGTGACCCAGTCTACCAGACAATTGCTAATTGAACAAGTTGGAGAATGCTTGGTG AATTTGACGAGACAATTAGGGGATCAAACAAATGTCAACAATCCAATGATACGAGTTCAGATGCAGTCATATGCTTTGAGGACAGGTGCTCTTTTGCAAAATCTGGGTGCTTTTCTGCTGGAGCTTGGCCGCACCACTATGACACTTCGATTGGGACAGTCTCCG ACTAATGCCGTGGTCAATGCTGGACCTGCCGTCTTCATATCCACATCTGGTCCTAATCCCATTATGGTTCAG CCTCTACCCTTTCAACCGGGAACTAGTTTTGGAACAACTCCTATGGGTGCAGGCACTAGTTTTCCTGTTGGTTCTGGTTTACGTTCTAGGAATATTGATATCAGAATACGTACAG GTTCGGTGTTGGCCTCAGGTGTTGATCAAAGAGATGCACATGATGGAGAGCGCCCAGCAACTGAATCAGCAGCTTCCGATGGTGGAGTTTCAAATAATCAAGCTTCTCGTAGAACTTTGCCTCAGAGCAGGGGTGGTTCTGATGTGCGGGTAGTTCCCATTAGGATATCTTCTCTGCCTCTTGGACTTGCACCATCTGGATCAACTCGAACTTCTATGAGTGTAGTATATCCAGTGCTAGCACGAGCTCAGCATGTTGATTCTGGAAATGTTAATGGCATTAACGGCCGCGCATCAAATGGAACTCACACTGAAAATAGAGCACATGTAGTCTTTAATTCTGCCGCTCAGCAACAACCTCCTGAAGTTCCTGGACTTACTG AGGTTCCCCATGGACTTCATCAACTGCTGAGAAACTTCTTTCCTGGGGAGTCGATTGAGGCCACCGACATCATCTTTGAGGGAGTGAGCAGTGAACCTGTTGGAACTGCTCAAACAGCTGTCAATTCTCAAGAAACATCGACGGTTACTGATCAAGGAACATTTTTGGCTAATTTGCTGCACCAGATAATGCCTGTTGTGTCTCAGCACATCAATGGTGTAAATGATGGTTCATCTGTACCAAGTGTTGATGCAGAAAATGGAGCTACACAACCTTCTTCAAAC GTTGAAGAGAGCCAAGGTAGAGGTGCATCTTCTCGACATCCAGGTGGCCCTTCATCTTCTCCAACACCCAAACGGCGAAAG ACAGAATAA